One window from the genome of Dolosigranulum savutiense encodes:
- a CDS encoding 2-hydroxyacid dehydrogenase has translation MKVALLEPLNVSKDLIDELAQPIEDLGHEFIYYPEKTTDRDELARRSEDADIVMIANNPYPREAFEHAKNLKLINVAFTGIDHVDQKTAKELGIQIANAAGYSDQSVAELVIGLTLDVYRQISRGNQAIRSDKFPGQVQGRELHGKTVGIIGTGNIGLKTAELFKAFGVNLIAYSRSERDRAKELGIEYVALDELMKRSDIITIHVPNNEQTRGLISHEKLALMQEDAILINCARGPIVDNEALAELLNEEKIAGAGLDVFDMEPPLPSDYPLLSAKNAILTPHVAYLTDEAMTNRAEIVFDTTISYLKGEEKNIMID, from the coding sequence ATGAAAGTTGCTTTATTAGAACCATTGAATGTAAGCAAGGACCTTATTGACGAATTAGCTCAACCGATTGAAGACCTTGGACATGAATTTATCTATTACCCGGAGAAGACGACGGACCGTGATGAATTAGCTCGGCGCAGTGAAGATGCAGATATTGTCATGATTGCCAATAATCCGTACCCGAGAGAAGCGTTCGAGCATGCGAAAAACTTGAAGTTAATTAATGTCGCCTTCACCGGTATTGATCATGTTGACCAGAAGACTGCTAAGGAGTTGGGGATTCAGATTGCGAATGCAGCCGGGTATTCTGATCAATCCGTGGCTGAATTAGTCATTGGCTTAACCTTGGATGTGTACCGACAGATTTCTAGGGGGAATCAAGCTATCCGTAGTGACAAGTTTCCTGGACAAGTCCAAGGACGTGAACTGCACGGGAAGACGGTCGGCATTATCGGTACGGGCAATATTGGCCTGAAGACAGCGGAGTTATTTAAAGCATTTGGGGTGAATTTAATTGCCTATAGCCGTAGTGAGCGTGATCGCGCGAAAGAGTTGGGCATTGAATACGTTGCCCTAGATGAGCTAATGAAGCGCAGTGATATTATCACCATTCATGTGCCGAATAACGAGCAAACGCGAGGATTGATTTCCCACGAGAAACTTGCATTAATGCAAGAAGATGCCATCTTAATTAACTGTGCACGTGGGCCAATCGTCGACAACGAAGCACTGGCAGAACTGTTGAATGAAGAGAAGATTGCTGGAGCTGGACTTGACGTCTTCGATATGGAACCGCCGCTACCAAGCGATTATCCGCTGTTGTCTGCTAAGAACGCGATCTTAACCCCGCACGTCGCCTACCTGACTGATGAAGCGATGACTAACCGTGCCGAAATCGTCTTCGACACGACGATTAGTTATCTAAAAGGTGAAGAGAAAAATATAATGATTGACTAA
- the folK gene encoding 2-amino-4-hydroxy-6-hydroxymethyldihydropteridine diphosphokinase — MHTVYIALGSNIQPKASYLLQAIEKLKAHPSIIVAKTSNVYNTAPKGYTAQDDFYNMVATLQTTLSPSDLLHVLHEIEQALGRVRTIKNGPRTIDLDILVYGQQQINNETLIVPHPRMQERAFVLVPLCEIAGELMIPGLDQTVQDLTNQLAGSELADVHRMGQLDDLYDH, encoded by the coding sequence ATGCATACCGTCTACATCGCACTTGGGAGCAATATTCAACCCAAGGCAAGTTACTTATTGCAAGCCATTGAGAAACTAAAGGCACACCCGAGTATTATCGTCGCCAAAACATCCAACGTCTACAACACCGCCCCGAAAGGCTATACAGCTCAAGATGATTTTTATAATATGGTGGCTACATTGCAGACAACCTTATCACCGAGCGATTTATTGCATGTTCTGCATGAGATTGAACAGGCATTGGGGCGCGTTCGGACCATTAAGAATGGGCCACGCACGATTGACTTGGACATCTTGGTGTACGGTCAACAACAGATCAATAATGAGACATTGATTGTACCCCATCCGCGCATGCAGGAGCGGGCCTTCGTCTTAGTGCCGCTCTGTGAGATTGCAGGAGAGTTGATGATTCCCGGTCTAGACCAGACCGTCCAAGACTTAACCAACCAATTAGCTGGTAGTGAGCTGGCAGATGTTCATCGGATGGGTCAATTAGACGACTTATACGATCATTAG
- a CDS encoding ABC transporter ATP-binding protein, translated as MLDVSNVSKQYSGNDFYSLKDVSFTIEKGEIVGLIGKNGAGKTTLLKLLAKSHFPTTGVIRYRGLDIFSEDNVLRPFGLMIETVYYSHLTVKQNIEFYLDIHDQSEYKKNIQSVLETVELWHKKDFKPDGFSFGMKQRLSLAMSLVTNPEFMILDEPFVGLDPDGVNDLMRILKQWAADRGTSIIVSSHQLNELEAICDRYLYIEGGALKKQFGKAAVEVTVIELVDAMQDRDALFSAYEAIQAISEDGKQIEVDSNSAAFHQILGAITASHNIKKIFTKENALNQYFKGSRDHE; from the coding sequence ATGTTAGACGTAAGTAATGTAAGCAAGCAATATAGTGGTAATGATTTTTATTCACTAAAGGATGTCAGTTTTACGATAGAAAAAGGAGAAATCGTTGGTTTAATCGGGAAGAATGGTGCAGGGAAGACGACGTTACTTAAGTTGTTAGCGAAGTCTCACTTCCCAACGACTGGAGTTATTCGATATAGAGGGCTGGATATATTCTCAGAAGATAATGTCTTGCGTCCATTTGGGTTGATGATTGAGACGGTTTATTACAGTCATTTAACGGTGAAACAAAATATAGAATTTTACTTAGATATTCACGATCAATCAGAATATAAGAAAAATATTCAGTCCGTACTGGAAACAGTTGAGTTATGGCACAAGAAAGATTTTAAGCCAGATGGGTTCTCTTTTGGGATGAAACAGCGCTTGTCACTGGCAATGAGTTTAGTGACGAATCCTGAATTTATGATTTTAGATGAACCATTTGTAGGATTGGATCCAGATGGCGTGAATGATCTGATGCGTATTTTGAAGCAGTGGGCTGCAGATCGTGGCACATCAATTATTGTCTCAAGTCATCAATTGAATGAATTAGAAGCCATTTGTGATCGTTATTTGTATATTGAGGGTGGCGCACTTAAGAAACAATTTGGCAAAGCAGCTGTTGAAGTCACTGTGATTGAATTAGTCGATGCGATGCAAGACAGAGACGCGTTATTCAGTGCATATGAAGCTATTCAGGCCATCTCGGAAGACGGTAAACAAATTGAAGTCGATTCAAATAGTGCAGCCTTCCACCAAATTTTGGGTGCCATTACAGCTAGCCATAATATCAAAAAGATTTTTACCAAAGAAAATGCATTAAATCAATATTTCAAAGGGAGCAGAGACCATGAGTAA
- a CDS encoding Msa family membrane protein, with protein sequence MYRKILLSLISTLIIFGTGIYLNVSMSLLMFAVISYVLPLMGNIVIDYYVQTENVLIGSGIISTITTTGYAIFAILMENNINFDEFIRQHTYRSGNMTMGLEPGLADMSQLIFVFALNLSVLYFIQYLSRGDFSHVRRK encoded by the coding sequence ATGTATAGAAAAATATTATTGTCACTTATTAGTACATTGATAATTTTTGGTACAGGGATTTATTTAAATGTATCAATGTCTCTTTTGATGTTTGCTGTAATATCATATGTATTACCGTTAATGGGCAATATAGTAATTGATTATTATGTACAAACAGAGAATGTATTAATAGGAAGTGGTATCATTTCTACGATTACAACGACAGGTTATGCTATTTTTGCGATACTGATGGAAAATAATATCAATTTTGATGAATTTATTAGACAGCACACATATCGTAGCGGGAATATGACAATGGGACTTGAACCAGGATTAGCAGATATGAGTCAATTAATTTTTGTTTTCGCATTGAATCTATCCGTATTATATTTTATTCAATATTTAAGTAGAGGAGATTTTTCGCATGTTAGACGTAAGTAA
- a CDS encoding GHKL domain-containing protein, producing the protein MFVNPIILFIYEILLDVALFFTTFNFLFTQNKPVLKRIFVSISVPVVWIFSMIIHDLFYATDIVALLYGLVLYGIFFSLKRINFEVLNSILLLVYTKGIVEFLVALPINTLKYYNLHNHILVMITTKILTFIMSIAIYKKIYPYFTSNIDQVKAKKIVTYSLLILNILFSSYFIFIQWFDLYHKLLYFTLTITIIFVIITVGFLYALHKYLQLKFQHELSNQHLEALTKYNHIVEEETYKTKEFQHDYKNLMLSTTSFIENNDLAGLKEMMHSLIDYSKDYFSHSTFQYKDIHNIKHPALKSIILAKLVTFTELGITCQFECRKPLDNIYIDTFDFIRVVGILLDNAQEYVTTIEEKHIEILITSHTKMMELVISNPYIPDHYTLRNFKQEGFSLKGNDRGMGLSTITKIEKKHDNLTVLFEKNTIFSAKIITTKL; encoded by the coding sequence ATGTTTGTTAATCCAATCATTCTATTTATTTATGAAATATTGCTTGACGTAGCTTTGTTCTTCACTACGTTCAATTTTTTATTCACTCAAAATAAACCTGTCTTAAAGAGAATTTTTGTAAGTATATCAGTTCCCGTTGTTTGGATTTTTTCTATGATTATACATGATCTTTTTTATGCCACTGATATTGTGGCTTTACTATATGGTTTAGTGTTGTATGGCATATTTTTTTCGTTGAAAAGAATAAATTTCGAAGTACTTAATTCAATTCTTCTACTCGTTTATACTAAAGGAATTGTAGAATTCTTGGTTGCTTTACCCATCAATACCCTAAAATATTACAATTTACATAACCACATATTAGTCATGATTACTACAAAGATACTAACGTTTATTATGTCAATTGCTATTTATAAAAAAATCTACCCATATTTTACATCCAATATTGACCAAGTTAAGGCAAAAAAAATAGTAACATACTCACTATTAATCCTCAATATTTTATTCTCATCATATTTTATCTTTATTCAATGGTTTGATTTGTATCATAAACTTCTTTATTTTACACTTACCATAACTATCATATTTGTAATCATTACTGTAGGTTTTTTATATGCTTTACACAAATATTTACAATTAAAATTCCAACACGAACTATCCAATCAACATTTAGAAGCACTCACTAAATATAATCATATTGTCGAAGAAGAAACCTATAAAACTAAAGAATTTCAACACGACTATAAAAATTTAATGCTATCCACCACCAGTTTTATTGAAAACAATGACTTAGCTGGTCTGAAAGAAATGATGCATTCATTAATCGATTATTCCAAAGACTATTTCAGTCACTCAACATTTCAATATAAAGATATTCATAATATCAAACATCCTGCTCTAAAGAGTATTATTCTAGCTAAATTAGTTACCTTTACCGAATTGGGAATTACCTGTCAATTTGAATGTCGTAAGCCACTAGATAATATATATATAGATACATTTGATTTCATTCGTGTGGTCGGTATCCTATTAGATAATGCACAAGAATACGTTACGACAATTGAAGAAAAACATATTGAAATATTGATTACTAGCCACACCAAAATGATGGAACTTGTTATTTCTAATCCCTACATACCTGATCATTACACCCTCCGTAATTTTAAACAAGAAGGATTTTCTCTGAAAGGGAATGATCGCGGAATGGGATTATCAACAATAACTAAAATTGAGAAAAAACATGATAATCTCACAGTGTTATTCGAAAAGAACACCATTTTTTCTGCAAAAATTATTACTACCAAA